A section of the Bacillus thermozeamaize genome encodes:
- a CDS encoding nitroreductase has translation MNVLEAIRQRREITRYQQRPVEREVLAQLLDAAYLSPTGNNLPSREFILVTDKKMLEHLSQSTPFVPWLKEAAAAIAVTARPDVSKYWLQDASIACGFIWLAAVGLGLGAAFGAIYHAEDAEESARRETYVRNALSIPADRRVVAILGLGYPDQQPAPKEPLPREEIIHLERFRPPAPER, from the coding sequence ATGAATGTCTTGGAAGCCATTCGCCAACGGCGTGAGATCACCCGCTACCAGCAAAGGCCGGTTGAGCGGGAGGTCCTGGCGCAGTTGCTTGACGCGGCATACCTATCGCCGACCGGCAACAACCTGCCGTCCCGGGAATTTATCCTTGTCACGGACAAAAAAATGCTGGAACACCTGTCCCAATCCACTCCTTTTGTTCCATGGCTGAAAGAAGCCGCGGCGGCCATCGCCGTAACCGCCCGTCCGGATGTCAGCAAGTACTGGCTGCAGGACGCCTCCATTGCCTGCGGATTCATCTGGCTGGCGGCGGTCGGCCTTGGTCTGGGGGCAGCCTTTGGGGCCATCTATCATGCCGAAGACGCAGAAGAGTCGGCGCGCCGGGAAACCTATGTCCGGAACGCGCTCTCGATTCCTGCGGACCGGCGGGTGGTGGCCATTCTCGGCCTGGGCTATCCTGACCAGCAACCGGCGCCAAAAGAGCCGCTGCCAAGGGAGGAAATCATTCACTTGGAACGGTTTCGGCCACCTGCGCCGGAAAGATAA
- a CDS encoding multidrug MFS transporter, producing MVGESDAMVQTTNQITGPRKKWALATVLLTMFFSSMNQTIVSTAMPTIVSDLNGFSLYTWLFSSFMMASAITVPIYGKLSDVYGRKPFYIFGLIMFMIGSAVSGQARTMLELVLARGLQGIGAGAMMSMPRATIGDIFNPRERGRWMGVIGAVFGLSSLLGPTIGGWITDTFSWRWIFYINLPFGLLALIGVLFSLPKVRTEEQVKVDWLGAVLLTMGLVPILLGFTWAGTKYAWTSPVELALFGSGIVALAIFIFAEQKVSDPIITPRLFGSRIFSISLVLGVFMSMAMFGSMIFLPLYIQGVVGMNAQNSGLVMAPMMISFIIGSMVSGRVMTRTGKYRVLSHVSAAFIVLGTLLLTRMDANTAYPVVIVNMVVLGLGIGSLMPLLNVAVQNAFPYRMMGTVNATQQFVFSLGGVIAAPIFGSILNHEFQARLSQMMPEKLQAVAGDMSQFDPQTLLTAQAQQAIAEQFAKYGAAGQQLYHQLLHAVKVSLSAGISELFFVGFIFAGLCFIGTFFLPERKLMGEEYYSDASGENALETK from the coding sequence ATGGTAGGGGAGAGTGATGCTATGGTTCAGACGACCAACCAAATTACAGGGCCGCGTAAAAAGTGGGCATTGGCAACCGTTTTGTTGACCATGTTTTTTTCTTCCATGAACCAAACCATCGTGTCGACAGCCATGCCGACCATCGTGTCCGATTTGAACGGATTTTCACTGTATACCTGGCTGTTCAGTTCGTTCATGATGGCCTCGGCAATCACCGTGCCGATTTATGGCAAGCTGTCTGACGTTTACGGCCGCAAACCGTTTTATATCTTTGGCCTGATCATGTTTATGATCGGCTCCGCTGTCAGCGGGCAGGCGCGTACCATGCTCGAACTGGTGCTGGCCAGGGGGTTGCAGGGCATCGGCGCCGGGGCCATGATGAGCATGCCGCGGGCAACCATTGGCGATATTTTTAATCCGCGGGAGCGCGGGCGCTGGATGGGTGTGATTGGTGCGGTTTTCGGTTTGTCCAGCCTGCTTGGCCCGACGATCGGAGGATGGATCACGGACACATTTTCCTGGAGGTGGATCTTTTACATCAATTTGCCGTTTGGATTGCTGGCGCTTATTGGCGTGCTGTTTTCCCTCCCCAAGGTGCGCACGGAGGAGCAGGTCAAAGTGGATTGGCTGGGGGCTGTGTTGCTGACGATGGGTCTGGTTCCCATTTTGCTCGGCTTTACATGGGCGGGAACCAAGTACGCATGGACATCCCCTGTTGAATTGGCTCTCTTTGGGAGCGGCATTGTCGCTCTTGCGATTTTCATTTTCGCAGAGCAAAAAGTGTCCGATCCGATCATTACCCCCCGGTTGTTTGGCAGCCGGATTTTCTCGATATCGCTCGTCCTGGGGGTATTTATGTCCATGGCGATGTTCGGAAGCATGATCTTTCTTCCTCTTTACATTCAGGGCGTGGTAGGCATGAATGCCCAGAATAGCGGATTGGTCATGGCGCCGATGATGATCAGTTTTATCATCGGAAGCATGGTGTCTGGACGGGTCATGACACGGACAGGAAAATACCGCGTTCTTTCTCACGTGAGCGCGGCCTTCATCGTCTTGGGAACCTTGTTGCTGACGAGGATGGACGCGAACACGGCGTATCCGGTGGTGATCGTGAACATGGTGGTCTTGGGGCTGGGCATCGGTTCGCTCATGCCGCTGTTGAATGTCGCCGTGCAAAACGCTTTTCCATACCGGATGATGGGCACAGTCAACGCGACCCAGCAATTTGTCTTTTCCCTTGGCGGCGTCATTGCCGCGCCGATTTTTGGTTCCATTTTGAACCATGAGTTTCAAGCGCGATTGAGTCAAATGATGCCCGAAAAACTGCAAGCGGTGGCGGGGGATATGTCGCAGTTTGATCCGCAAACCTTGCTGACGGCACAGGCGCAGCAGGCAATCGCGGAGCAATTTGCCAAATATGGAGCGGCTGGCCAGCAACTGTACCACCAACTGCTTCATGCCGTGAAAGTGTCGCTGTCTGCGGGCATCAGCGAATTGTTTTTCGTTGGTTTCATTTTTGCTGGCCTTTGCTTCATCGGGACCTTTTTCTTGCCGGAACGCAAGCTGATGGGGGAAGAGTACTACAGCGACGCATCCGGTGAAAATGCTTTGGAAACGAAGTGA
- the gatA gene encoding aspartyl/glutamyl-tRNA amidotransferase subunit A (allows the formation of correctly charged Asn-tRNA(Asn) or Gln-tRNA(Gln) through the transamidation of misacylated Asp-tRNA(Asn) or Glu-tRNA(Gln) in organisms which lack either or both of asparaginyl-tRNA or glutaminyl-tRNA synthetases; reaction takes place in the presence of glutamine and ATP through an activated phospho-Asp-tRNA(Asn) or phospho-Glu-tRNA) codes for MSLLEKRLTEIHSDLHNKEYTVSDLVRESRQRIDAVDGKVKAFLSRNEAAEEQAKELDGLLSEKEAVGILFGLPAGIKDNIVTKGMKTTCASKILENYEPIYDATVIERLKAGQAVVMGKCNMDEFAMGSSTENSAFQLTCNPWNLEYVPGGSSGGSAAAVAAGEVYFALGSDTGGSIRQPAAFCGVVGLKPTYGLVSRFGLVAFASSLDQIGPLTKNVEDAAYVLQAIAGHDPMDSTSANVDIPDYISALTGDVKGLKIGVPKEYLGEGIDKEVKEKILAALKVLEGMGAVVEEVTLPHSEYAVATYYIIASSEASSNLARYDGVRYGVRAEYEGNLVEMYKETRSRGFGQEVKRRIMLGTYSLSSGYYDAYYLKAQKVRTLIRRDFERVFENYDVIIGPTTPTTAFKIGEKIEDPLTMYLNDILTIPVNLAGLPAISVPAGFASNGLPVGMQVIGKAFDEPTVLRVAHAFEQQTDHHKKRPVL; via the coding sequence ATGTCTCTGTTGGAAAAACGCCTGACGGAGATCCACAGCGATTTACATAACAAGGAGTATACCGTCTCGGACCTGGTTCGGGAGTCGCGCCAGAGAATTGATGCTGTGGACGGAAAAGTGAAGGCTTTCTTGAGCCGGAATGAAGCAGCCGAGGAACAGGCAAAGGAACTGGACGGACTGCTTTCCGAAAAGGAAGCTGTCGGGATTTTGTTCGGTTTGCCTGCGGGTATTAAAGACAATATTGTCACCAAAGGAATGAAGACCACTTGCGCGAGCAAGATACTGGAAAACTATGAGCCGATCTACGACGCGACGGTGATTGAACGTCTCAAAGCTGGACAAGCCGTCGTCATGGGCAAATGCAACATGGACGAGTTTGCCATGGGCTCTTCTACGGAGAATTCCGCCTTTCAACTCACCTGCAATCCCTGGAACCTCGAATATGTCCCGGGTGGTTCCAGCGGCGGATCGGCAGCGGCTGTGGCAGCCGGGGAAGTTTATTTTGCGCTTGGCTCGGACACCGGCGGATCGATCCGCCAGCCGGCAGCCTTTTGCGGCGTGGTGGGACTGAAGCCGACATACGGACTGGTTTCGCGTTTCGGTTTGGTTGCCTTTGCCTCATCACTGGATCAAATCGGGCCCCTCACCAAGAACGTGGAGGATGCCGCCTATGTGTTGCAGGCCATTGCCGGGCATGACCCAATGGATTCCACATCCGCCAACGTGGACATCCCCGATTACATCAGCGCTTTGACAGGGGATGTGAAAGGGCTGAAGATCGGCGTCCCCAAAGAATATCTGGGGGAAGGCATCGATAAAGAAGTGAAGGAAAAAATCCTCGCAGCCCTTAAAGTACTGGAAGGCATGGGGGCTGTCGTGGAAGAAGTCACCCTGCCGCATTCGGAATACGCCGTGGCTACATACTACATTATCGCTTCCTCTGAGGCCTCTTCCAACCTGGCTCGTTACGACGGGGTTCGGTACGGCGTAAGGGCGGAATATGAGGGCAATTTGGTGGAGATGTACAAGGAAACCCGGAGCCGGGGATTCGGCCAGGAGGTAAAGCGCCGCATCATGCTGGGTACTTATTCCTTGAGTTCGGGATATTATGATGCTTACTATTTGAAGGCGCAAAAGGTCCGCACGTTGATCCGCCGGGACTTCGAGCGGGTGTTCGAGAATTACGACGTGATCATCGGACCGACCACGCCGACGACGGCGTTCAAGATCGGCGAGAAGATCGAGGATCCGTTGACGATGTATCTCAACGACATCCTCACCATTCCGGTCAATCTGGCCGGACTGCCGGCCATCAGCGTGCCTGCCGGATTTGCGTCCAACGGGTTGCCGGTCGGCATGCAGGTTATCGGCAAGGCGTTTGACGAACCGACCGTGTTGCGGGTGGCGCACGCCTTTGAGCAGCAGACCGATCATCACAAAAAACGCCCGGTATTGTGA
- a CDS encoding asparaginyl/glutamyl-tRNA amidotransferase subunit C: MSKITREQVQHVANLARLQLSPEEEDRFTRNLNDILLFFHKLNELDTQDVPPTSHVLEITNVMREDNVRPSWPREEVLKNAPDHENGMFRVPAVIEE; this comes from the coding sequence TTGAGCAAGATCACGCGCGAACAAGTGCAACATGTGGCCAATCTGGCCAGGCTGCAGTTGTCTCCTGAGGAAGAGGATCGGTTTACCCGCAACCTGAACGATATCCTTTTGTTTTTTCACAAATTGAACGAACTGGATACCCAGGACGTGCCTCCTACCAGTCACGTGTTGGAAATCACCAATGTCATGCGGGAAGACAACGTAAGACCTTCCTGGCCGCGGGAGGAAGTGTTGAAAAACGCTCCCGACCATGAGAACGGTATGTTCCGGGTACCTGCTGTCATCGAAGAATAG
- a CDS encoding aspartyl/glutamyl-tRNA amidotransferase subunit B — MKYETVIGLEVHAELSTESKIFCGCSTQFGAPPNTNTCPICLGHPGVLPVLNRRAVEYAMKAALALNCEIAEHTKFDRKNYFYPDLPKAYQISQYDQPIGKNGWIEIEIDGQKKRIGIIRLHLEEDAGKSMHQEGGFDTLVDFNRVGVPLIEIVSAPDIRSPEEARLYLEKLRSILLYTEVSDVKMEEGSLRCDANISLRPVGQKEFGTKTELKNMNTFSGVQRALEYEVKRQAALLDAGEKVIQETRRWDEGRKETIAMRSKEEAHDYRYFPEPDLVRLHIPREWVEEIRNSIPELPDSRKTRYVREYGLPDYDAGVITASKKLADYFEAAVATGADAKSISNWIMVELLGYMNKNNLEIDQVKMTPENLAKMVQLIEKGTISGKIAKTVFAEMLESGKDPETIVKEKGLVQISDEGAIREIVEKVIAANPQSVNDYRNGKERALGFLVGQVMKETKGKANPQLVNKLLVEILNG; from the coding sequence ATGAAATATGAAACCGTAATTGGCCTAGAGGTGCACGCGGAATTATCGACGGAGTCGAAAATCTTTTGCGGTTGTTCCACCCAGTTCGGCGCGCCTCCCAATACCAATACGTGTCCCATCTGCCTGGGACATCCCGGGGTATTGCCCGTATTGAACCGGCGTGCCGTGGAATACGCGATGAAAGCGGCTTTGGCCCTCAATTGCGAGATTGCCGAACATACCAAATTTGACCGCAAAAATTATTTCTACCCCGATCTGCCCAAAGCCTATCAAATCAGCCAGTATGACCAGCCCATCGGAAAAAACGGATGGATTGAAATCGAAATCGACGGGCAGAAAAAGCGGATCGGCATCATCCGCCTGCATTTGGAGGAAGACGCGGGAAAATCGATGCACCAGGAGGGGGGCTTTGATACCCTCGTCGATTTCAACCGCGTGGGCGTGCCGTTAATCGAAATTGTCTCCGCTCCGGACATCCGCTCGCCGGAAGAAGCGCGTCTGTACCTGGAAAAGCTGCGTTCGATCCTTTTGTATACCGAAGTTTCCGATGTGAAAATGGAAGAAGGATCCTTGCGCTGCGACGCCAACATTTCCTTGCGCCCGGTGGGCCAAAAGGAATTTGGCACCAAGACGGAATTGAAAAACATGAACACCTTCAGCGGCGTGCAACGGGCGTTGGAATACGAGGTAAAACGACAGGCGGCATTGCTTGATGCCGGAGAAAAAGTGATCCAGGAAACCCGTCGCTGGGATGAAGGGCGCAAAGAGACGATCGCGATGCGTTCCAAGGAAGAAGCCCACGATTACCGCTACTTTCCGGAACCGGATCTGGTGAGGCTTCATATACCCCGCGAATGGGTGGAAGAGATCAGAAACAGCATTCCCGAGCTGCCCGATTCCCGTAAAACGCGGTATGTGCGGGAATATGGCCTGCCCGATTACGACGCCGGGGTGATTACCGCCTCAAAGAAGCTGGCCGATTACTTTGAAGCGGCCGTTGCCACCGGCGCTGACGCCAAGAGCATCTCCAATTGGATCATGGTTGAGTTGCTCGGATACATGAACAAAAATAACCTGGAGATTGACCAGGTGAAAATGACCCCGGAAAATCTGGCCAAAATGGTTCAGTTGATCGAAAAGGGCACGATCAGCGGCAAAATTGCCAAAACCGTCTTTGCGGAGATGCTGGAAAGCGGGAAAGATCCGGAAACGATTGTAAAAGAAAAGGGCTTGGTCCAGATCAGTGATGAGGGCGCCATCAGGGAAATTGTGGAAAAAGTCATTGCCGCAAACCCGCAATCGGTAAACGATTACCGCAACGGAAAAGAACGCGCCTTGGGATTCCTGGTAGGCCAAGTGATGAAGGAAACCAAGGGGAAAGCCAATCCGCAGCTGGTCAACAAACTGTTGGTGGAGATCCTGAACGGCTAA